A stretch of Arachis hypogaea cultivar Tifrunner chromosome 15, arahy.Tifrunner.gnm2.J5K5, whole genome shotgun sequence DNA encodes these proteins:
- the LOC140179438 gene encoding uncharacterized protein, which translates to MDKARKKNLISGIRLAPTAPVITHLLFADDCIIFAGAQEEEIYQLIQIINKYTEASGQRINTNKSGLIFRRQVSIQRRMNIEEITGMASWDDPGRYLGLPPRWGRSKNKALEWIQEKMLDKMQGWKEKLLNQAGKEVLIKAVI; encoded by the coding sequence ATGGATAAGGCGAGGAAGAAAAATCTTATATCTGGAATTAGGCTCGCTCCAACAGCACCGGTCATTACTCATCTTTTATTTGCTGATGATTGTATTATTTTTGCAGGGGCACAAGAAGAGGAAATTTATCAGCTTATTCAAATTATAAACAAATATACAGAGGCATCAGGACAGAGAATTAACACTAACAAGTCCGGGCTGATATTTAGAAGGCAGGTATCAATACAAAGGAGGATGAACATTGAGGAGATCACTGGAATGGCATCATGGGATGATCCGGGAAGATACCTAGGGCTACCACCAAGATGGGGAAGATCCAAGAATAAGGCATTGGAGTGGATACAGGAGAAGATGCTGGATAAGATGCAAGGATGGAAAGAGAAGCTATTAAATCAAGCCGGAAAGGAAGTCTTGATAAAAGCAGTAATATAG
- the LOC112751448 gene encoding protein DETOXIFICATION 14 isoform X3, with amino-acid sequence MRANVWCRRIQEARELYLLCNHHSDLARAYCIHLIPALFGYAVLQSLIRYFQTQSMIFPMVFTSIASLCMHVPICWYLVFKSGMGHVGAALAIGISYWINVIALGFYIQYSSACSKTKIVFSRNALLSIAEFFQYAIPSGLMFCFEWWSFELLTLLAGLLPNPQLETSVLSVCLNITTLHYFIPYAVGASASTRVSNELGAGNPKSAQGAVRVVVIIGIAEAFIVSTFFIFFRNIVGYAYSNDEAVVDYVASMVPLLCMSVSADSIMGTLSGVARGGGFQQIGAYVNLGAYYLVGVPLALFLGFHQQLKAKGLWMGIISGSCVQVIILAVVTALTDWQKEATKARQRIVERSIKTHNNGLV; translated from the exons ATGCGGGCAAACGTATGGTGCAGAAGAATTCAGGAAGCTAGGGAACTATACCTGCTGTGCAATCATCACTCTGATCTTG CAAGGGCCTACTGCATACACCTGATTCCTGCGCTCTTCGGCTACGCGGTACTTCAGTCCCTTATCCGTTACTTCCAGACTCAGAGTATGATCTTTCCCATGGTCTTCACTTCAATTGCATCTCTCTGTATGCATGTTCCTATTTGTTGGTATCTCGTCTTTAAATCTGGGATGGGTCACGTTGGTGCCGCGTTAGCCATTGGAATTTCGTATTGGATCAATGTTATCGCTCTTGGTTTCTATATCCAGTATTCTTCGGCTTGTTCAAAAACCAAGATTGTGTTTTCTAGAAACGCTTTGCTTAGCATTGCAGAGTTCTTCCAATATGCTATCCCCTCTGGACTCATGTTTTG tttTGAATGGTGGTCATTTGAGCTGCTTACGTTGCTTGCTGGACTCTTGCCTAATCCGCAACTCGAAACCTCGGTTCTTTCGGTCTG CCTTAACATAACTACATTGCATTACTTCATTCCTTATGCTGTTGGAGCTTCTGCAAG TACAAGAGTTTCAAATGAATTAGGAGCAGGGAATCCAAAGTCGGCTCAAGGGGCGGTTCGAGTGGTTGTGATAATAGGCATTGCAGAGGCATTCATTGTCAGcactttcttcatctttttccggAACATAGTTGGATATGCTTATAGCAATGATGAGGCAGTTGTGGACTATGTTGCTAGCATGGTTCCCCTTCTTTGCATGTCAGTTAGTGCAGATAGCATAATGGGAACACTTTCTG GGGTTGCAAGAGGTGGAGGATTTCAGCAGATAGGAGCTTATGTAAATCTTGGAGCCTATTATCTTGTTGGGGTTCCTTTAGCATTGTTCTTGGGATTTCATCAACAACTAAAAGCTAAAGGGCTTTGGATGGGAATTATATCAGGTTCATGTGTACAAGTTATCATTCTTGCTGTTGTAACAGCATTAACAGATTGGCAGAAAGAG GCAACAAAAGCAAGGCAGAGAATAGTTGAGAGATCAATTAAAACTCATAATAATGGATTGGTATAA
- the LOC112751448 gene encoding protein DETOXIFICATION 14 isoform X1, which yields MENSTREVCFNNKEEVAAPLLVKKSINGGVVSSESAFLKELKRVSSMAAPMVAVTVSQYLLQVVSLMMVGHLGVLVSFSGVAIASSFAEVTGFSVLLGMAGALETLCGQTYGAEEFRKLGNYTCCAIITLILVCVPITLMWIFTDKILMLFSQDPAISHAARAYCIHLIPALFGYAVLQSLIRYFQTQSMIFPMVFTSIASLCMHVPICWYLVFKSGMGHVGAALAIGISYWINVIALGFYIQYSSACSKTKIVFSRNALLSIAEFFQYAIPSGLMFCFEWWSFELLTLLAGLLPNPQLETSVLSVCLNITTLHYFIPYAVGASASTRVSNELGAGNPKSAQGAVRVVVIIGIAEAFIVSTFFIFFRNIVGYAYSNDEAVVDYVASMVPLLCMSVSADSIMGTLSGVARGGGFQQIGAYVNLGAYYLVGVPLALFLGFHQQLKAKGLWMGIISGSCVQVIILAVVTALTDWQKEATKARQRIVERSIKTHNNGLV from the exons ATGGAGAACTCAACTAGAGAGGTGTGTTTTAATAATAAAGAAGAGGTGGCAGCACCACTACTAGTGAAAAAGAGTATCAATGGAGGAGTAGTATCATCAGAGAGTGCATTCTTGAAAGAGTTGAAGAGGGTGAGCTCCATGGCGGCACCAATGGTGGCTGTCACGGTGTCTCAGTACCTTCTGCAAGTGGTTTCACTCATGATGGTGGGACaccttggtgttcttgtttccTTCTCTGGGGTTGCCATTGCTTCCTCTTTTGCCGAAGTTACTGGCTTCAGTGTCCTT TTAGGGATGGCTGGTGCATTGGAAACACTATGCGGGCAAACGTATGGTGCAGAAGAATTCAGGAAGCTAGGGAACTATACCTGCTGTGCAATCATCACTCTGATCTTGGTTTGTGTTCCAATAACTCTGATGTGGATTTTCACTGATAAAATTCTCATGCTGTTTAGTCAAGACCCTGCGATTTCTCATGCAGCAAGGGCCTACTGCATACACCTGATTCCTGCGCTCTTCGGCTACGCGGTACTTCAGTCCCTTATCCGTTACTTCCAGACTCAGAGTATGATCTTTCCCATGGTCTTCACTTCAATTGCATCTCTCTGTATGCATGTTCCTATTTGTTGGTATCTCGTCTTTAAATCTGGGATGGGTCACGTTGGTGCCGCGTTAGCCATTGGAATTTCGTATTGGATCAATGTTATCGCTCTTGGTTTCTATATCCAGTATTCTTCGGCTTGTTCAAAAACCAAGATTGTGTTTTCTAGAAACGCTTTGCTTAGCATTGCAGAGTTCTTCCAATATGCTATCCCCTCTGGACTCATGTTTTG tttTGAATGGTGGTCATTTGAGCTGCTTACGTTGCTTGCTGGACTCTTGCCTAATCCGCAACTCGAAACCTCGGTTCTTTCGGTCTG CCTTAACATAACTACATTGCATTACTTCATTCCTTATGCTGTTGGAGCTTCTGCAAG TACAAGAGTTTCAAATGAATTAGGAGCAGGGAATCCAAAGTCGGCTCAAGGGGCGGTTCGAGTGGTTGTGATAATAGGCATTGCAGAGGCATTCATTGTCAGcactttcttcatctttttccggAACATAGTTGGATATGCTTATAGCAATGATGAGGCAGTTGTGGACTATGTTGCTAGCATGGTTCCCCTTCTTTGCATGTCAGTTAGTGCAGATAGCATAATGGGAACACTTTCTG GGGTTGCAAGAGGTGGAGGATTTCAGCAGATAGGAGCTTATGTAAATCTTGGAGCCTATTATCTTGTTGGGGTTCCTTTAGCATTGTTCTTGGGATTTCATCAACAACTAAAAGCTAAAGGGCTTTGGATGGGAATTATATCAGGTTCATGTGTACAAGTTATCATTCTTGCTGTTGTAACAGCATTAACAGATTGGCAGAAAGAG GCAACAAAAGCAAGGCAGAGAATAGTTGAGAGATCAATTAAAACTCATAATAATGGATTGGTATAA
- the LOC112751448 gene encoding protein DETOXIFICATION 14 isoform X2 — protein MAGALETLCGQTYGAEEFRKLGNYTCCAIITLILVCVPITLMWIFTDKILMLFSQDPAISHAARAYCIHLIPALFGYAVLQSLIRYFQTQSMIFPMVFTSIASLCMHVPICWYLVFKSGMGHVGAALAIGISYWINVIALGFYIQYSSACSKTKIVFSRNALLSIAEFFQYAIPSGLMFCFEWWSFELLTLLAGLLPNPQLETSVLSVCLNITTLHYFIPYAVGASASTRVSNELGAGNPKSAQGAVRVVVIIGIAEAFIVSTFFIFFRNIVGYAYSNDEAVVDYVASMVPLLCMSVSADSIMGTLSGVARGGGFQQIGAYVNLGAYYLVGVPLALFLGFHQQLKAKGLWMGIISGSCVQVIILAVVTALTDWQKEATKARQRIVERSIKTHNNGLV, from the exons ATGGCTGGTGCATTGGAAACACTATGCGGGCAAACGTATGGTGCAGAAGAATTCAGGAAGCTAGGGAACTATACCTGCTGTGCAATCATCACTCTGATCTTGGTTTGTGTTCCAATAACTCTGATGTGGATTTTCACTGATAAAATTCTCATGCTGTTTAGTCAAGACCCTGCGATTTCTCATGCAGCAAGGGCCTACTGCATACACCTGATTCCTGCGCTCTTCGGCTACGCGGTACTTCAGTCCCTTATCCGTTACTTCCAGACTCAGAGTATGATCTTTCCCATGGTCTTCACTTCAATTGCATCTCTCTGTATGCATGTTCCTATTTGTTGGTATCTCGTCTTTAAATCTGGGATGGGTCACGTTGGTGCCGCGTTAGCCATTGGAATTTCGTATTGGATCAATGTTATCGCTCTTGGTTTCTATATCCAGTATTCTTCGGCTTGTTCAAAAACCAAGATTGTGTTTTCTAGAAACGCTTTGCTTAGCATTGCAGAGTTCTTCCAATATGCTATCCCCTCTGGACTCATGTTTTG tttTGAATGGTGGTCATTTGAGCTGCTTACGTTGCTTGCTGGACTCTTGCCTAATCCGCAACTCGAAACCTCGGTTCTTTCGGTCTG CCTTAACATAACTACATTGCATTACTTCATTCCTTATGCTGTTGGAGCTTCTGCAAG TACAAGAGTTTCAAATGAATTAGGAGCAGGGAATCCAAAGTCGGCTCAAGGGGCGGTTCGAGTGGTTGTGATAATAGGCATTGCAGAGGCATTCATTGTCAGcactttcttcatctttttccggAACATAGTTGGATATGCTTATAGCAATGATGAGGCAGTTGTGGACTATGTTGCTAGCATGGTTCCCCTTCTTTGCATGTCAGTTAGTGCAGATAGCATAATGGGAACACTTTCTG GGGTTGCAAGAGGTGGAGGATTTCAGCAGATAGGAGCTTATGTAAATCTTGGAGCCTATTATCTTGTTGGGGTTCCTTTAGCATTGTTCTTGGGATTTCATCAACAACTAAAAGCTAAAGGGCTTTGGATGGGAATTATATCAGGTTCATGTGTACAAGTTATCATTCTTGCTGTTGTAACAGCATTAACAGATTGGCAGAAAGAG GCAACAAAAGCAAGGCAGAGAATAGTTGAGAGATCAATTAAAACTCATAATAATGGATTGGTATAA
- the LOC112751450 gene encoding 2-hydroxyacyl-CoA lyase: MANSIDGNVLAAKSLAKFGVQHMFGVVGIPVTSLATRSVSLGIRFIAFHNEQSAGYAASAYGYLTGRPGVLLTVSGPGCVHGLAGLSNSAANTWPMVMISGSCDQSDAGRGDFQELDQIQAVKPFSKFSVKATKITEIPNCVAQVLNWALLGRPGGCYLDLPTDVLHQKVSLSEAENLITEAAEKVFNNGNQLNQIRIRDNGLVSEAASLLKNAAKPLIVIGKGAAYARAEAALKKLVETTGIPFLPTPMGKGVLPDTHDLAATAARSLAIGSCDVALVVGARLNWLLHFGEPPKWSKDVKFILVDISEEEIELRKPHLGLVGDAKTIVETLNKEIKDDPFCLARNHPWVEAIWKKSKDNVAKMEAQLAKDVVPFNFLTPMRIIRDAILGVGSPAPVVVSEGANTMDVGRAVLVQTEPRTRLDAGTWGTMGVGLGYCIAAAVACPDRLVVAVEGDSGFGFSAIEVETLVRYQLPVVVIVFNNGGVYGGDRRTSEEMNGPYKDDPAPTSFVPKAGYHALIEAFGGKGYLVGTPDELKYALSESFSARKPAVINVIVDPYAGSESGRLQHKN; this comes from the exons ATGGCGAACTCTATTGATGGCAATGTCCTTGCGGCTAAGTCACTTGCCAAGTTCGGCGTTCAGCACATGTTCGGCGTCGTCGGAATCCCAGTCACTTCCCTCGCCACGCGCTCTGTCTCCCTCGGAATCCGCTTCATCGCCTTCCACAACGAGCAATCCGCTGGCTATGCCGCCTCTGCTTACGGCTACCTCACAGGTCGTCCCGGAGTACTCCTCACCGTCTCCGGGCCCGGTTGCGTACACGGACTCGCCGGTCTCTCCAACTCCGCCGCCAACACCTGGCCCATGGTCATGATCTCCGGCTCCTGCGACCAGTCTGACGCTGGCCGTGGCGACTTCCAAGAACTCGATCAGATCCAAGCAGTTAAGCCGTTCTCCAAGTTCTCCGTCAAAGCCACCAAAATTACGGAAATACCCAATTGCGTGGCCCAAGTTCTCAATTGGGCCTTGTTGGGGCGACCCGGTGGCTGTTACCTTGATCTTCCCACGGATGTTTTACACCAGAAGGTATCTCTCTCTGAAGCTGAGAATTTAATTACTGAAGCTGCTGAAAAAGTTTTTAATAATGGAAACCAACTTAATCAAATTCGAATTCGAGATAACGGTTTAGTCTCCGAGGCAGCTTCGCTGCTGAAAAATGCTGCAAAACCGCTCATTGTCATAGGAAAAGGAGCAGCTTATGCACGAGCAGAGGCCGCTCTTAAGAAGCTGGTGGAAACCACTGGCATTCCGTTCCTACCCACCCCAATGGGGAAAGGAGTGTTGCCGGATACTCACGATCTAGCTGCCACCGCGGCTAGGTCGCTTGCAATTGGGAGTTGCGATGTGGCCCTTGTTGTTGGGGCGAGGTTGAATTGGTTGTTGCATTTTGGGGAGCCACCAAAATGGTCCAAAGATGTTAAGTTTATTCTGGTGGATATTAGTGAGGAAGAGATTGAGCTGAGGAAACCCCATTTAGGTTTAGTTGGTGATGCGAAAACGATTGTGGAGACTCTGAATAAGGAGATTAAGGATGATCCTTTCTGTTTGGCAAGGAACCACCCTTGGGTGGAAGCTATATGGAAGAAGTCTAAGGATAATGTGGCGAAGATGGAGGCTCAGCTTGCTAAGGATGTTGTGCCATTCAATTTCTTGACACCAATGAGGATCATAAGAGATGCAATTCTTGGAGTCGGAAGTCCGGCTCCGGTGGTGGTGTCCGAGGGGGCAAACACTATGGATGTAGGTAGGGCTGTGTTGGTTCAGACAGAGCCTAGGACTAGGTTGGATGCAGGGACTTGGGGAACCATGGGGGTTGGCCTCGGTTATTGCATTGCGGCTGCAGTTGCTTGTCCCGATCGACTTGTTGTTGCAGTTGAAGGGGATTCTGGATTTGGATTCAGTGCCATTGAAGTTGAG acatTGGTTCGATACCAGTTACCTGTGGTAGTGATTGTTTTTAACAATGGAGGTGTATATGGTGGTGACCGGAGAACCTCCGAAGAGATGAATGGACCTTACAAAGATGATCCTGCTCCGACTTCTTTTGTTCCGAAAGCAGGATACCATGCTTTGATTGAAGCTTTTGGTGGAAAAGGCTATCTTGTTGGGACACCTGATGAACTTAAGTATGCTCTCTCAGAATCTTTTTCGGCTCGAAAACCGGCCGTTATCAATGTTATTGTTGATCCCTATGCTGGTTCAGAGAGTGGGAGGCTGCAACACAAGAACTGA